The following are encoded together in the Bradyrhizobium algeriense genome:
- a CDS encoding ABC transporter ATP-binding protein encodes MTGNTLLSVEDVLVDLPTPRGNLRAVDHVDLTVGGGQTLGVVGESGCGKTMLSRAILQLLPKKAKLSGRVMFDGQDLLQLSPEKLRKLRGRSLAVVFQDPMTSLNPVLTIGTQLIETLQEHLELDDATATRRSIELLAAVGIPAPEQRLAQYPHQLSGGMRQRVAIAIALSCEPKLLIADEPTTALDVTIQAQILDLLAREQRRRHMAMILITHDLGVVAGRTDEVAVMYAGRVVERAPTPALFKKMRMPYTEALLAALPRLDAAPHTPLPAISGRPPDPTRPLQGCSFSPRCRYAVARCRIEKPPLEAAETSAHQFACFHPIEIHADAGA; translated from the coding sequence GTGACCGGAAATACCCTGCTTTCCGTCGAGGACGTCCTGGTCGATCTGCCAACTCCGCGCGGCAATCTGCGCGCGGTGGATCATGTCGATCTCACCGTCGGCGGCGGCCAGACGCTCGGCGTCGTCGGCGAATCCGGCTGCGGCAAGACCATGCTGTCGCGGGCGATCCTGCAACTGCTGCCGAAGAAGGCAAAGCTCTCCGGCCGCGTGATGTTCGACGGGCAGGATCTGCTGCAGCTCTCACCGGAGAAACTGCGCAAGCTGCGCGGCCGCTCGCTGGCGGTCGTGTTCCAGGACCCGATGACCTCGCTCAACCCGGTGCTCACGATCGGCACCCAGTTGATCGAGACGTTGCAGGAGCATCTCGAACTGGACGACGCCACCGCCACCAGGCGCAGCATCGAACTGCTCGCGGCGGTGGGCATCCCCGCGCCCGAGCAGCGGCTGGCGCAGTATCCCCACCAGCTTTCCGGCGGCATGCGCCAACGCGTGGCGATTGCGATCGCGCTGTCGTGCGAACCGAAACTTCTAATCGCCGACGAGCCGACCACCGCGCTCGACGTAACGATCCAGGCGCAAATTCTCGACCTCTTGGCGCGCGAGCAGCGCCGCCGGCACATGGCGATGATCCTGATCACCCACGACCTCGGCGTCGTCGCCGGCCGCACTGATGAAGTCGCCGTCATGTATGCCGGCCGCGTGGTCGAGCGCGCGCCGACGCCTGCGTTGTTCAAGAAAATGCGGATGCCCTATACCGAAGCGCTGCTCGCGGCGCTTCCCAGGCTCGATGCCGCGCCCCACACGCCGTTGCCGGCTATATCGGGGCGTCCGCCCGATCCGACCCGGCCGCTGCAGGGGTGCTCGTTCTCGCCGCGCTGCCGCTATGCGGTGGCGCGCTGCCGGATCGAGAAGCCGCCGCTCGAGGCGGCGGAGACGAGCGCGCACCAGTTCGCCTGCTTCCACCCGATCGAGATCCATGCGGACGCGGGCGCATGA
- a CDS encoding ABC transporter permease, whose product MATLELTIDEGVAAQPAKRGRRLGLLFWMAIGWMIFMFTVAILAPVLPLPSPTDMDMLERRAPFSMEHWLGTDGLGRDELSRLVYGARISLVVGLCAPMIGLTIGGALGMLAGYFRGRFESVVVGSMDVLLAFPPLILALAVTAFLGQSILNLTFILGVLGIPAFMRVARAATLTLARREFVIAAQALGATHARILLRELLPNVILPLFAFFLLGVAVTIVVEGALSFLGLGVPPPISSWGSMIGEGRESLEVAPRLAFLPAIAMFLTVLSFNLIGDTLRALTDPRQGVL is encoded by the coding sequence ATGGCCACGCTTGAACTCACCATCGACGAAGGCGTCGCGGCGCAACCGGCAAAGCGCGGACGCCGATTGGGGCTGCTGTTCTGGATGGCGATCGGCTGGATGATCTTTATGTTCACGGTCGCGATCCTTGCGCCAGTGTTGCCGCTGCCGAGCCCGACCGACATGGACATGCTGGAACGGCGAGCTCCGTTCTCTATGGAGCACTGGCTCGGAACCGACGGTCTTGGCCGCGACGAACTCTCAAGGCTCGTCTACGGCGCGCGGATTTCGCTCGTGGTCGGGCTGTGCGCGCCGATGATCGGGCTCACCATCGGCGGCGCGCTCGGCATGCTGGCGGGCTACTTCCGTGGCCGGTTCGAGTCCGTCGTGGTCGGCAGCATGGACGTGCTGCTGGCGTTTCCGCCCCTGATCCTGGCGCTGGCTGTGACCGCCTTTCTCGGGCAGTCGATCCTCAACCTCACCTTCATTCTCGGTGTGCTCGGCATTCCCGCCTTCATGCGGGTGGCGCGGGCGGCGACGCTGACGCTGGCGCGTCGTGAATTCGTCATCGCGGCACAGGCGTTGGGAGCGACGCATGCACGCATCCTGTTGCGCGAACTATTGCCGAACGTCATCCTGCCACTGTTTGCCTTCTTCCTGCTCGGCGTCGCCGTTACCATCGTGGTCGAGGGCGCCTTGTCGTTCCTCGGCCTCGGTGTGCCGCCGCCTATTTCGAGCTGGGGCAGCATGATCGGGGAGGGGCGCGAAAGCCTGGAGGTCGCGCCGAGGCTCGCCTTCCTTCCGGCAATCGCGATGTTCCTGACCGTGCTCTCCTTCAATCTCATCGGCGATACGCTGCGTGCGCTCACCGATCCACGTCAGGGCGTGCTGTGA
- a CDS encoding ABC transporter permease: MLFFVARRLLYLIPVLIAVSLLTFFIASLLPGDLAYVILGDQATPENVAALRKDMGLDQPVWIRYFSWLGNILQGDFGRSFRTGQAVLQAVTERLPVSFELMILAEIMGLVIGVPLAIVCAARSGSAFDRFMTGSAFAMLSVPAFLSAILLIYLFAVELRWLPATGYVPFAEDPAANLRFMVLPALTLALAEWPGIMRVLRSDMIATLQEDYIALAKAKGLKASRILFVHALKPSSLTLVTITGINIGRLIGGTVIVETIFALPGIGRLLVGAIYTRDLIILQGVVLIVAAGFVIMNFIVDLLYAVLDPRIRHGHA; encoded by the coding sequence ATGCTGTTCTTTGTCGCGCGCAGACTTCTGTACCTCATCCCGGTCCTGATCGCCGTATCGCTGTTGACGTTCTTCATCGCGTCGCTGCTGCCGGGCGATCTCGCCTATGTGATCCTCGGCGATCAGGCGACGCCGGAGAATGTCGCGGCGCTGCGCAAGGACATGGGGCTCGATCAGCCGGTCTGGATCCGTTACTTCAGCTGGCTCGGCAACATCCTGCAGGGCGATTTCGGCCGATCGTTCCGCACCGGGCAGGCCGTGCTGCAGGCCGTGACCGAGCGGCTTCCGGTGTCGTTCGAGCTGATGATTCTGGCCGAGATCATGGGCCTCGTCATCGGCGTTCCCCTGGCGATCGTCTGCGCCGCCCGCAGCGGTAGCGCGTTCGACCGCTTCATGACCGGCAGCGCCTTCGCCATGCTTTCGGTGCCGGCCTTCCTGTCGGCGATCCTGCTGATTTACCTGTTTGCGGTGGAGCTGCGCTGGTTGCCGGCGACGGGCTACGTGCCGTTTGCGGAAGACCCGGCTGCAAACCTGCGCTTCATGGTGCTGCCCGCGCTGACGCTCGCGCTTGCCGAATGGCCCGGCATCATGCGTGTGCTGCGATCGGACATGATCGCAACGCTGCAGGAAGATTATATCGCGCTGGCGAAAGCCAAGGGACTGAAAGCCTCACGCATTCTGTTCGTGCATGCGCTGAAACCATCGTCGCTGACGCTCGTTACGATAACCGGCATCAATATCGGGCGATTGATCGGCGGTACCGTTATCGTGGAGACGATCTTCGCGCTGCCGGGGATCGGTCGGTTGCTGGTTGGCGCGATCTATACTCGCGATCTCATCATCCTGCAGGGGGTCGTGCTGATCGTTGCCGCCGGCTTCGTGATCATGAACTTCATCGTCGATTTGCTCTACGCCGTCCTCGATCCCAGGATTCGTCATGGCCACGCTTGA
- a CDS encoding ABC transporter substrate-binding protein, which translates to MKAAIRSSALARIFLVAGFGVALSAMPATAQKAGGSITVGLEVDIPGFDPLKVGVYDTAVETAAAAIFDTLVALDDNGKPVPKLALSWTHSDDYKTWTFKLRPGVKFHDGTPFNAQAVKENFDRQKDPANKCRCAFYIAYVNNVQAPDELTVVYNLNDPQVNQPALMTIQSSNNVVHSPTAWKTKGDDYNRNPVGTGPFILKSWTAGDRMVLEKNADYWNKGHPYLDRIILKPLPDAQSRFASLQSGEADIVWDDEYDADNIMKAQKDPKMKVHTYAGSGAQVYAINTKAPPLDDVRVRQALVMALDRKKMSQAITNGLAKPASNPYGDGSWVKCKDDGALPEDLEKAKALIKDYGKPVEFKLIVTATPRGRTIGQVLQQFWKRAGVNAEIEQIDQASFPPRAFMRQFQVIGWRIVDLADPDPQMFANFRTGSPVALANFSDPELDRLLDHARVTADPEKRIEDYCAVSRIVNKEAIWFWTFQNTYYAISTSKLKGLPKIYHGVIDVSDTWLE; encoded by the coding sequence ATGAAAGCGGCGATCCGTTCGAGCGCGCTCGCGCGAATATTTCTTGTGGCGGGATTTGGCGTGGCGTTGTCGGCAATGCCCGCCACCGCACAGAAAGCGGGCGGCAGCATCACCGTCGGCCTCGAAGTCGATATCCCCGGTTTCGATCCACTGAAGGTCGGCGTGTACGACACGGCGGTGGAAACCGCGGCGGCTGCGATTTTCGACACGCTCGTTGCGCTCGATGACAATGGCAAGCCGGTGCCAAAGCTGGCGTTGTCCTGGACGCATTCGGACGACTACAAGACCTGGACCTTCAAGCTACGGCCCGGTGTCAAATTCCACGACGGCACGCCGTTCAATGCGCAAGCGGTCAAGGAGAACTTTGATCGGCAGAAGGATCCGGCCAACAAGTGCCGCTGCGCCTTCTATATCGCCTACGTCAACAATGTGCAGGCTCCCGACGAACTGACGGTGGTCTATAATCTGAATGATCCGCAGGTGAACCAGCCTGCACTGATGACCATTCAGAGTTCGAACAACGTAGTCCACTCGCCGACGGCGTGGAAGACCAAGGGCGACGACTACAATCGCAACCCGGTCGGCACCGGTCCCTTTATTCTGAAGTCATGGACCGCGGGCGACCGCATGGTGCTGGAAAAGAATGCGGACTACTGGAACAAGGGCCATCCCTACCTCGACCGGATCATCTTGAAGCCATTGCCGGATGCGCAGTCGCGCTTCGCCAGTCTGCAGTCGGGCGAAGCCGACATCGTCTGGGATGACGAATACGACGCTGACAACATCATGAAGGCGCAAAAAGACCCGAAGATGAAGGTGCACACCTACGCCGGCTCCGGCGCGCAGGTTTACGCCATCAACACCAAGGCGCCACCTCTCGATGATGTCCGCGTGCGCCAGGCATTGGTGATGGCACTCGACCGCAAGAAGATGTCGCAGGCGATCACCAATGGCCTCGCGAAGCCCGCGAGCAACCCCTATGGCGACGGTTCCTGGGTCAAGTGCAAGGACGATGGTGCGCTCCCTGAAGACCTCGAGAAGGCGAAGGCGCTGATCAAGGACTACGGCAAGCCGGTCGAGTTCAAGTTGATCGTCACCGCGACGCCGCGCGGCCGCACCATCGGTCAGGTATTGCAGCAGTTCTGGAAACGGGCGGGCGTCAATGCGGAGATTGAGCAGATCGATCAGGCATCGTTCCCGCCACGCGCCTTCATGCGCCAGTTCCAGGTGATAGGGTGGCGGATCGTCGATCTCGCCGATCCCGATCCGCAGATGTTCGCCAATTTCCGCACCGGCAGCCCGGTCGCGCTCGCCAATTTTTCCGATCCGGAACTCGACCGGTTGCTGGACCATGCACGGGTCACGGCCGATCCCGAAAAGCGGATCGAAGATTATTGCGCCGTCAGCCGCATCGTGAACAAGGAAGCGATCTGGTTCTGGACTTTCCAGAACACCTACTATGCAATTTCCACGTCCAAGCTGAAAGGCTTGCCAAAAATCTATCACGGAGTGATCGACGTATCGGACACCTGGCTGGAATAA
- a CDS encoding CoA transferase, translated as MTIAGNDQRNLTGSFTGLRVLDFSTTIAGPHCTRMLADMGAEVIKIETEEGETMRTRPPVRNNCSTAFGQLNVGKNSLVLDLKSPEGSEAVRRLVATADVLVENFRPGVMRRLKLDHASLRELNPKLVYCSISGYGQTGPSAELPAYAPVIHAASGYEMAHLAYQPGRSRPDYCGIYHADVLTGVYAFGAISAALYQRNTTGQGQHIDVSMLESMLSLTLNELQWSQFEVKPTQRPMFGPIETTDGYVMMAIASEKTFQSLMQVIGHPEWVSDPRFAKYSDRRENWTSLIEGVEAWSRSVTTEQCLAALNAHGVPSSAYRTVAEALRDPQIAHRGALAEVEDDGGTFKVLNLPFRMSGANVSAARRMSTLGEHTRVYLKETGLSEDEIASFAAKAQVAARV; from the coding sequence ATGACCATAGCCGGCAATGATCAGAGGAATTTGACAGGCAGCTTCACTGGCCTGCGGGTCCTCGATTTCTCCACCACGATTGCCGGCCCCCATTGTACACGAATGCTTGCCGATATGGGAGCGGAGGTTATCAAGATCGAGACCGAGGAAGGCGAGACGATGCGGACCCGCCCGCCAGTGCGGAATAATTGCTCGACCGCCTTCGGCCAGCTCAATGTCGGCAAGAACAGCCTGGTGCTGGATTTGAAGTCGCCCGAGGGATCGGAGGCGGTCCGCCGGCTGGTTGCGACCGCGGATGTGCTGGTGGAAAATTTCCGTCCAGGCGTGATGCGGCGATTGAAGCTCGATCATGCCTCGCTGCGTGAGCTCAACCCGAAGCTGGTCTATTGCTCGATCTCGGGATACGGCCAGACCGGGCCGTCGGCGGAGCTGCCGGCCTATGCGCCGGTGATTCACGCGGCCTCGGGCTATGAGATGGCGCATCTGGCCTACCAGCCCGGACGAAGCCGGCCGGACTATTGCGGCATCTATCATGCCGACGTGCTCACCGGCGTCTACGCGTTCGGCGCCATCTCGGCGGCGCTGTATCAGCGCAACACAACCGGGCAGGGCCAGCATATCGACGTCTCGATGCTGGAATCCATGCTGAGCCTGACGCTGAACGAACTGCAGTGGTCGCAATTCGAGGTGAAGCCGACGCAGCGGCCGATGTTCGGCCCGATCGAGACGACGGACGGCTACGTGATGATGGCGATCGCCAGCGAGAAAACTTTTCAGAGCCTGATGCAGGTGATCGGCCATCCGGAGTGGGTGAGCGATCCGCGCTTTGCGAAATATTCCGACCGCCGGGAAAACTGGACGAGCCTGATCGAAGGCGTCGAGGCGTGGTCACGCAGTGTGACGACCGAGCAGTGCCTCGCGGCGCTCAATGCGCACGGCGTTCCCTCATCGGCCTATCGCACCGTCGCCGAGGCGCTGCGCGATCCGCAGATCGCCCATCGCGGCGCACTGGCCGAGGTCGAGGACGACGGCGGCACCTTCAAGGTGCTCAACCTGCCGTTCCGCATGTCGGGCGCCAACGTGTCGGCGGCGCGACGCATGTCGACGCTCGGCGAGCACACGCGTGTCTACCTGAAGGAGACCGGTCTGTCGGAGGATGAAATCGCATCCTTTGCCGCAAAAGCGCAGGTAGCCGCGCGCGTCTGA
- the glgA gene encoding glycogen synthase GlgA: protein MKVLFVTTEMDDFVRVGGLAAVSAALPRALRRWSDVRVMLPGYRDIIEQFTHIEIVGECPALAAMPACSLGRAATKDGLPVYVLLCPQLYDRPGNPYGDESGRDWPDNDIRFGRFASAAAELAAGSLDKNWAADLIHANDWQAALAPAYLAWRGSKVPSILTIHNLAYQGLFPPDSLRRIGAPESSFHIDGLEFYDHVSFLKGGLVYASHLTTVSATYAKEITTRELGCGLEGLLQRRSNAAQLTGILNGIDESWDPSACAHLAQTFAPGDWEGKQANADYVRKQFGMALSRGPLFGLVARLVHQKGVDLVLSAADEIIEAGGQIVVTGSGEAQIEQALVNAHRRRPDAIGVTIGFNDAQARRIFAGSDFTLMPSRFEPCGLSQMYAQRFGSLPIGHQTGGLAETIKDGETGFLFPQPSAESFLGGVRRAFDAFRAKDRLDAMRRSAMARSFSWDLSAALYSALYRKTIAPSIIA from the coding sequence TTGAAGGTCTTGTTCGTCACCACTGAAATGGATGACTTTGTCCGGGTGGGCGGGCTTGCTGCCGTATCCGCGGCGCTACCCCGGGCGCTGCGCCGCTGGAGTGACGTCCGGGTCATGCTGCCCGGTTATCGGGACATCATCGAACAGTTCACCCACATTGAAATCGTTGGAGAATGCCCCGCTCTGGCGGCGATGCCAGCCTGCTCGCTCGGGCGGGCCGCGACCAAGGATGGTCTGCCAGTCTACGTCCTGCTCTGCCCGCAGCTTTATGACCGGCCGGGCAATCCCTATGGCGACGAATCGGGGCGCGACTGGCCGGACAACGACATCAGGTTCGGCCGCTTCGCATCCGCCGCCGCGGAACTTGCCGCGGGCAGCCTGGACAAGAATTGGGCAGCAGACCTGATCCATGCCAACGACTGGCAGGCCGCGCTGGCGCCGGCCTATCTGGCATGGCGAGGCTCAAAGGTCCCCTCGATCCTGACCATCCACAACCTCGCCTATCAGGGGTTGTTCCCGCCGGACTCGCTGCGCCGGATCGGCGCGCCCGAAAGCTCCTTCCACATCGACGGGCTCGAGTTCTACGACCACGTCTCGTTCCTTAAGGGCGGCCTCGTCTATGCCTCGCATCTGACCACCGTCAGCGCCACCTATGCGAAGGAGATCACGACGCGCGAACTCGGCTGCGGGCTGGAAGGTCTGCTGCAGCGCCGCTCGAACGCCGCGCAACTGACCGGCATCTTGAACGGCATCGACGAAAGCTGGGATCCCAGCGCCTGCGCGCATCTGGCGCAGACCTTCGCCCCCGGCGATTGGGAAGGCAAGCAGGCGAATGCCGACTACGTCCGCAAGCAGTTTGGCATGGCGCTGTCGCGCGGCCCGCTGTTTGGCCTGGTTGCCCGCCTGGTGCACCAGAAGGGCGTCGATCTCGTCCTGTCCGCGGCCGACGAAATCATCGAGGCCGGCGGACAGATCGTGGTGACCGGCAGCGGCGAGGCCCAGATCGAACAGGCACTGGTCAACGCACACCGCCGCCGGCCGGATGCGATCGGCGTCACCATCGGCTTCAACGATGCCCAGGCGCGGCGGATTTTTGCCGGCAGCGATTTCACCCTGATGCCGTCGCGGTTCGAACCGTGCGGGCTGAGCCAGATGTATGCGCAACGGTTCGGATCGCTGCCGATCGGTCACCAGACCGGCGGGCTGGCGGAGACCATCAAGGACGGCGAAACCGGATTCCTGTTTCCGCAACCATCGGCGGAATCTTTCCTCGGCGGCGTCAGGCGCGCGTTCGACGCCTTCCGCGCCAAGGACCGCCTCGACGCGATGCGGCGCAGCGCGATGGCGCGATCCTTTAGCTGGGATCTGTCGGCCGCGCTTTACAGCGCACTCTATCGCAAGACGATCGCGCCTTCCATCATCGCGTGA
- a CDS encoding patatin-like phospholipase family protein — protein sequence MKDVQDIGSSPNLRSLARSEPGQVVLVLQGGGALGSYQAGVYQALHEVGIEPDWIIGTSIGAINASLIAGNAPQHRLPRLREFWKKMEQNPIWSFRDIFPGFNEKLSYWSTVTNGIPGFFRPNPLAHAGDSYPLGADNAGYYSTSPLERTLTELVDFNLVNQCTPRLTVGAAHVRTSQMRYFDSRDGELGVRHIMASGALPPAFPAVRINGELYWDGGILSNTPTEAVFDDNPRKNSLIFAVHLWNPSGAEPTTMAEVLNRHKDVQYSSRIASHIARQQQAHRLRHVINQLAARLPESERNSEAVRELTGYGCPTRMHVVRLLAPQLSREDHTKDIDFSPSGIMQRWDAGYRHTRSVLEKKPWVGEFDPLSGVILHEQMEVMPEAAE from the coding sequence ATGAAAGACGTTCAGGACATCGGTTCTTCGCCGAACTTGCGATCGCTGGCCAGGTCCGAGCCGGGTCAGGTCGTGCTGGTGCTGCAGGGTGGCGGCGCGCTCGGCTCCTATCAGGCCGGCGTCTACCAGGCGCTGCATGAGGTCGGCATCGAGCCGGACTGGATCATCGGCACCTCGATCGGCGCCATCAACGCCAGCCTGATCGCCGGCAATGCGCCGCAGCACCGGCTGCCGCGCCTGCGCGAGTTCTGGAAGAAGATGGAGCAGAATCCGATATGGAGTTTTCGTGACATCTTTCCGGGCTTCAACGAAAAGCTTTCTTACTGGTCGACGGTGACCAACGGCATTCCCGGTTTCTTCCGGCCAAACCCGCTGGCCCATGCTGGCGACAGCTATCCGCTCGGCGCCGACAATGCCGGCTATTATTCGACCTCGCCGCTGGAGCGGACGCTGACGGAGTTGGTGGATTTCAATCTGGTCAATCAATGCACGCCGCGCCTGACGGTCGGGGCCGCCCATGTCCGTACCAGCCAGATGCGCTATTTCGACAGCCGCGATGGCGAACTTGGCGTCAGGCACATCATGGCCTCGGGCGCGCTGCCGCCGGCCTTCCCGGCGGTGCGCATCAACGGCGAACTCTATTGGGACGGCGGGATTCTATCGAACACGCCGACGGAGGCGGTGTTCGACGACAATCCGCGCAAGAACTCGCTGATCTTCGCCGTGCATCTTTGGAATCCGTCCGGCGCCGAGCCGACCACGATGGCGGAGGTGCTGAACCGCCACAAGGACGTGCAGTATTCGAGCCGTATCGCCAGCCACATTGCGCGGCAGCAGCAGGCGCATCGGCTGCGCCATGTCATCAACCAGCTCGCCGCGCGGTTGCCTGAGTCTGAACGCAACAGCGAAGCGGTGAGGGAGCTCACCGGTTATGGGTGCCCGACCCGGATGCATGTGGTGCGGCTGCTGGCCCCGCAGCTCAGCCGCGAGGACCACACCAAGGATATCGATTTCAGCCCGTCCGGAATCATGCAGCGGTGGGATGCCGGTTACCGCCACACCAGGTCGGTGCTCGAAAAGAAGCCTTGGGTCGGCGAGTTCGATCCACTCTCCGGCGTCATCCTCCACGAGCAGATGGAAGTCATGCCGGAAGCGGCGGAGTAG
- a CDS encoding 3-hydroxybutyrate dehydrogenase yields the protein MNIQLKTQGVAALRPLTGKVSLVTGSTSGIGLGIARALAEAGSAVALNGFGIAAEIARTKDQLAADFGVEVSYSAADMTSPEAIAEMIAATVANHGRLDILVNNAGIQYVAPLDQFPVEKWNAILAINLSSAFHTTRLALPAMRQNKFGRIINIASAHGLVGSPFKVAYVAAKHGIVGLTKVTALETAEDGITCNAICPGYVYTPLVEAQIDSQARAHGISREKVIHDVLLAQQPNKHFASVEELGSLTVFLASEAAASITGTALPVDGGWTAH from the coding sequence ATGAATATTCAGCTCAAAACGCAAGGTGTGGCGGCTCTGCGGCCGCTGACAGGCAAGGTCTCACTGGTCACGGGTTCGACCAGTGGTATCGGGCTCGGGATTGCCCGCGCGTTGGCGGAAGCCGGCTCGGCGGTGGCGCTGAACGGTTTTGGCATCGCGGCCGAGATCGCCCGGACCAAAGACCAGTTGGCCGCCGATTTCGGCGTCGAGGTCAGCTATTCCGCCGCCGACATGACGAGCCCGGAGGCGATCGCCGAGATGATCGCGGCTACCGTCGCCAATCATGGCCGGCTGGATATTCTGGTCAACAATGCCGGCATCCAGTACGTCGCGCCGCTCGACCAGTTTCCGGTCGAGAAATGGAATGCGATCCTGGCGATCAACCTGTCGTCGGCGTTTCACACCACGCGGCTGGCGCTGCCGGCGATGCGTCAGAACAAGTTCGGGCGGATCATCAACATCGCCTCCGCGCATGGATTGGTCGGCTCGCCCTTCAAGGTGGCCTATGTCGCAGCCAAGCATGGCATCGTCGGCCTGACCAAGGTGACTGCGCTGGAGACCGCCGAAGATGGCATCACCTGCAATGCGATCTGCCCGGGTTATGTCTATACGCCGCTGGTCGAAGCACAGATCGACAGTCAGGCCAGGGCGCACGGCATTTCCCGCGAGAAGGTCATTCACGACGTGTTGCTGGCACAGCAGCCCAACAAGCATTTTGCGAGCGTCGAGGAATTGGGCTCGCTGACGGTCTTTCTCGCCAGCGAGGCAGCAGCCTCGATCACGGGCACGGCGTTGCCGGTCGATGGCGGCTGGACTGCACACTAA
- a CDS encoding LysR family transcriptional regulator produces MEMHQVRYFLAVARVLNFTRAADECNVTQPSLTRAIKQLEAELGGDLFRRERPAAQLTELGQRMHPLLKQCYEAATGARELASSFKSGEVGALRIALTHSVDLSLLIPHLDEIKRMFNRLEFRFLRGNAREVAEFLKKGEAELGIAAEISEEWDRLDTWPLFTENFQLVVNKNHPLAAREKIDFVDLRAEQLLSRNYCEHGARVNSSLREHGLNVDRSHEIASERDLIELLEADIGVAVVPDTASIPPTLKRANVEGLDARRTVNLYGVAGRERTAVASAVMRMLRGADWQQFIGKAAGV; encoded by the coding sequence ATGGAGATGCATCAGGTTCGCTACTTCCTTGCGGTCGCGCGTGTGCTCAACTTCACGCGTGCCGCCGATGAGTGCAACGTCACGCAACCGTCGCTGACGCGGGCCATCAAGCAACTGGAAGCCGAACTCGGCGGCGACCTGTTTCGCCGCGAGCGCCCCGCCGCGCAATTGACCGAACTCGGCCAGCGCATGCATCCGCTGCTCAAGCAATGCTACGAGGCGGCGACAGGGGCGCGCGAACTTGCCTCGTCCTTCAAGAGCGGCGAAGTCGGTGCGCTCCGGATTGCGCTGACCCATTCCGTCGACCTGTCGCTGCTGATTCCGCATCTCGACGAGATCAAGCGGATGTTCAATCGTCTGGAGTTCCGCTTTCTGCGCGGCAACGCCCGCGAAGTCGCTGAGTTTCTCAAGAAGGGTGAAGCCGAGCTCGGCATTGCCGCCGAGATCAGCGAGGAGTGGGACCGGCTCGACACCTGGCCGCTGTTCACGGAAAACTTTCAGCTCGTCGTCAACAAAAACCACCCGCTGGCGGCGCGCGAGAAAATCGACTTCGTCGATCTTCGCGCCGAACAATTGCTGTCGCGTAACTATTGCGAACATGGCGCGCGGGTAAACAGCTCGCTTCGCGAACATGGGCTCAATGTGGATCGCAGCCATGAGATCGCCTCCGAACGCGATTTGATCGAACTGCTGGAAGCCGATATCGGCGTCGCCGTGGTGCCTGACACCGCCTCGATCCCGCCGACGCTCAAGCGTGCCAATGTCGAGGGACTGGATGCGCGGCGGACCGTGAACCTCTACGGCGTTGCCGGGCGTGAGCGGACGGCGGTGGCGTCCGCCGTGATGCGCATGCTGCGCGGCGCCGACTGGCAGCAATTCATCGGCAAGGCCGCGGGCGTCTAG